Proteins encoded together in one Flavobacteriales bacterium window:
- a CDS encoding inorganic diphosphatase, which yields MEHRAGDEAHPVAEGDPAERGGGWLDRPSARLSLEELDTWARPGVVACGDRDPGRHGGEAAIRSSERHLPSGSPPRRPRRLAFLPYPANYGFVPGTRMDKAQGGDGDAVDVFVLCEALPSGTVVDVEPIGVIELLDAGERDDNLVALPVDPTLRSVEARDMHELPAAARDLLVTCLLNYDPEDHAELVAVRGRQAALDMVFRWQVT from the coding sequence GTGGAGCATCGAGCAGGAGATGAAGCGCACCCCGTTGCTGAAGGTGACCCTGCCGAACGAGGCGGAGGATGGCTTGATCGACCGAGCGCTCGCCTGAGCCTGGAGGAACTGGACACCTGGGCGCGGCCGGGTGTAGTTGCATGCGGTGATCGAGATCCCGGCCGGCACGGTGGAGAAGCGGCAATACGATCGAGCGAGCGGCACCTTCCCAGTGGATCGCCGCCACGAAGGCCGCGCCGGCTGGCCTTCCTGCCCTACCCGGCCAACTACGGCTTCGTCCCCGGGACCCGGATGGACAAGGCACAGGGCGGCGATGGCGACGCGGTGGACGTGTTCGTGCTGTGCGAAGCCCTGCCGAGCGGCACCGTGGTCGATGTGGAACCCATTGGGGTGATCGAGCTGCTGGATGCCGGGGAGCGCGATGACAACCTGGTGGCCCTTCCGGTGGACCCCACGTTGCGCAGCGTGGAAGCCCGCGACATGCATGAGCTTCCCGCCGCCGCGCGAGACCTGCTGGTGACCTGCCTGCTGAACTACGATCCCGAGGACCACGCGGAACTCGTGGCCGTCCGAGGTCGACAGGCGGCCCTGGACATGGTCTTCCGCTGGCAGGTGACCTGA
- a CDS encoding T9SS type A sorting domain-containing protein — MIDTAGMIYTGIPTWDCLGQFLGPAVAGTPCDDNNPMSSNDLWDANCWCMGDTTGTTVDCLGVVGGSTLPGTACDDNNSWTINDLWTGWCVCVGDSIFNTYDCLGILNGPNVPGSACDDNDSTTVNDTWSVWCTCSGVQTLDCQGVPNGPDLPGTACDDGDPGTYNDLWTANCSCIGQPLPGCSADFTIQQLVVNGNPVPWTVTTTNLSTATPPVVYTWWYPNGTSAQTFETQYTFGGAGNYWFSLVLVDSLGCASSTSLGVMIDTTGMIFTGTPTWDCLGQFMGTALPGTPCDDGNPMSSNDLWDANCWCFGDTTGTTVDCLGITGGTALPGTACDDNNSWTTNDLWTGWCVCVGDSVLNTYDCQGILNGPNMPGDTCESYFGSGVFGLWTATCTCDTMIWNTWDCEGILNGPSVAGSPCDDGDPNTFGDLWDANCNCSGQGGGWVDCLGIPNGTAMPGTPCDDGDPNTFNDTWNGTCTCVGSGGLPCEADFIVTQAYDSLQGPIPGTIWVFFLNNGGQGFTYSWDFGDGTTSNVPFPTHTYSGNGPYLLCLTVSGFGCTDTFCDSVGVDANGIILPMGAQSQGFTINVMGGANSIHEAEVLSEVAIAPNPVNDVLTLSLNSTRSGPLLVDVLDVTGKLIHQQRASLITGANTLRLDLSHLEAGSYLVRLNADGTIRTERFVRGY, encoded by the coding sequence ATGATCGACACTGCCGGGATGATCTACACGGGCATCCCGACCTGGGACTGCCTGGGTCAGTTCTTAGGCCCAGCGGTCGCGGGCACGCCTTGCGACGACAACAATCCCATGAGCAGCAACGACCTCTGGGATGCCAACTGCTGGTGCATGGGCGACACCACCGGCACCACGGTGGACTGTCTGGGCGTAGTAGGCGGTTCAACGCTGCCCGGCACGGCCTGTGATGACAACAATAGCTGGACCATCAACGACCTATGGACGGGGTGGTGCGTGTGCGTGGGCGACAGTATTTTCAACACCTACGACTGCCTAGGCATCCTGAACGGACCGAACGTTCCGGGGTCGGCCTGCGACGACAACGACAGCACCACGGTCAACGACACCTGGTCGGTCTGGTGCACCTGTTCCGGCGTGCAGACCTTGGACTGCCAGGGCGTCCCCAACGGACCGGATCTGCCGGGCACGGCCTGCGATGACGGGGATCCGGGCACCTACAACGACCTGTGGACGGCCAACTGCTCGTGCATCGGTCAACCGCTTCCGGGCTGTTCGGCCGATTTCACCATCCAACAACTGGTGGTGAACGGCAACCCCGTACCCTGGACCGTGACCACCACCAACCTGAGCACCGCGACGCCTCCGGTGGTGTACACCTGGTGGTACCCCAACGGCACGAGCGCGCAGACGTTCGAGACGCAATACACCTTCGGTGGCGCTGGCAACTACTGGTTCTCCCTGGTGCTGGTGGACAGCCTGGGCTGCGCCAGCAGCACCTCCCTTGGGGTGATGATCGACACCACCGGGATGATCTTCACCGGCACCCCGACCTGGGACTGCCTGGGGCAATTCATGGGCACGGCGCTCCCGGGCACCCCCTGCGATGATGGCAATCCCATGAGCAGCAATGACCTCTGGGACGCCAACTGCTGGTGCTTCGGCGATACCACGGGCACCACGGTGGACTGCCTGGGCATCACCGGAGGCACGGCGTTGCCGGGCACGGCCTGCGACGACAACAACAGCTGGACGACCAACGACCTGTGGACGGGCTGGTGCGTGTGCGTGGGCGACAGCGTCCTCAACACCTACGATTGCCAGGGCATCCTGAACGGCCCGAACATGCCCGGCGACACGTGCGAATCCTATTTCGGTTCCGGCGTGTTCGGCCTCTGGACCGCCACCTGCACTTGTGACACCATGATCTGGAACACCTGGGACTGCGAGGGCATCCTGAACGGGCCGAGTGTGGCGGGCTCGCCTTGCGACGATGGCGACCCCAACACATTCGGGGATCTGTGGGATGCCAACTGCAACTGCTCCGGCCAGGGCGGTGGTTGGGTGGATTGCCTCGGGATCCCGAACGGGACCGCCATGCCCGGCACTCCGTGCGACGACGGCGACCCCAACACCTTCAACGACACCTGGAACGGCACCTGCACCTGCGTGGGCTCCGGTGGCCTCCCCTGCGAAGCCGACTTCATCGTCACCCAGGCGTACGACAGCCTCCAAGGGCCGATCCCGGGCACCATCTGGGTCTTCTTCCTGAACAACGGCGGCCAGGGCTTCACCTACTCGTGGGACTTCGGTGACGGCACCACCAGCAACGTGCCCTTCCCCACCCACACGTACAGCGGCAACGGCCCCTACCTGCTCTGCCTCACCGTGTCGGGCTTCGGCTGCACGGACACCTTCTGCGACAGCGTGGGCGTGGACGCCAACGGCATCATCCTGCCCATGGGCGCCCAGAGCCAGGGCTTCACCATCAACGTGATGGGCGGCGCCAACTCCATCCATGAGGCAGAGGTCCTCAGTGAGGTGGCCATCGCCCCGAACCCGGTGAACGATGTGCTGACGCTCTCCCTGAACAGCACCCGCTCCGGTCCGCTCCTGGTGGACGTGCTGGATGTCACCGGCAAGCTGATCCACCAACAGCGGGCCAGCCTCATCACCGGGGCCAACACCCTGCGGCTGGACCTGAGCCACCTGGAGGCCGGCTCCTACCTGGTGCGCCTCAACGCCGACGGCACCATCCGCACCGAACGCTTCGTACGGGGGTACTGA
- a CDS encoding T9SS type A sorting domain-containing protein produces the protein MRSLLRSLSLLTALALGGGTFAQLQYWAYVYGQVSGCTPGQVITVTTSFQTVTATVDANCYYWASVYTASNPDILTASTMCQGAVQTVTDSVVFNGILDSALVNINFNCGGGGTPDCLGIPGGPNVPGSPCDDGDPNTFGDVWDANCGCSGQGGGLVDCLGVPNGPDMPGTACDDNDPLTPYSYWAWNCVCVADTTNGFLYDCMGVLNGPAMPGTPCDDGDPNTMGDMWDANCGCSGQGGGFVDCLGVPNGPDMPGTACDDNDPMTSYSFWTWNCVCVADTTNGFLYDCMGVLNGPAMPGTPCDDGDPNTSNDTWDGSCTCVGSGSLPCEADFIVTQAYDSLQGPIPGTIWVFFLNNGGMGFTYSWDFGDGTTSNVPFPTHTYTGNGPYLLCLTVSGFGCTDTFCDSVGVDANGIILPMGAQSQGFTINVMGATTAIDEVEAINELVVAPNPVNDVLTVSLNSIRSGALILEVLDVTGKLIHQQRANLAAGANTLRLDLAHLEAGPYLLRLNTEGTIRTERFVRGH, from the coding sequence ATGAGATCACTTCTTCGCTCCCTCTCCCTCCTCACAGCCCTGGCGTTGGGTGGCGGGACCTTCGCCCAGCTCCAATACTGGGCCTACGTCTACGGCCAGGTTTCGGGCTGCACCCCCGGGCAGGTCATCACCGTGACCACGTCGTTCCAGACGGTGACCGCTACGGTGGATGCCAATTGCTACTACTGGGCAAGCGTGTACACCGCATCGAACCCGGACATCCTCACCGCTTCGACGATGTGCCAGGGCGCGGTCCAGACCGTGACCGACTCGGTCGTGTTCAACGGCATCCTGGATTCGGCGCTGGTGAACATCAACTTCAACTGCGGCGGCGGCGGAACCCCCGACTGCCTGGGGATCCCGGGTGGACCGAACGTGCCCGGATCGCCCTGCGACGATGGCGACCCCAACACCTTCGGGGACGTGTGGGACGCCAACTGTGGCTGCTCTGGCCAGGGCGGCGGATTGGTGGACTGCTTGGGCGTGCCGAACGGACCGGACATGCCGGGTACGGCCTGTGATGACAACGACCCGCTCACGCCTTACAGCTACTGGGCCTGGAACTGCGTGTGCGTGGCCGACACCACCAACGGGTTCCTCTACGACTGCATGGGCGTCTTGAACGGCCCCGCCATGCCGGGTACGCCGTGCGACGATGGCGACCCCAACACCATGGGCGATATGTGGGATGCCAACTGCGGCTGCTCCGGTCAGGGCGGCGGCTTTGTGGATTGCCTGGGTGTGCCCAATGGTCCGGACATGCCGGGTACGGCCTGTGATGACAACGACCCGATGACCTCTTACAGCTTCTGGACCTGGAACTGCGTGTGCGTGGCCGACACCACCAACGGGTTCCTCTACGACTGCATGGGCGTCTTGAACGGCCCCGCCATGCCGGGCACGCCCTGCGACGATGGAGACCCCAACACATCCAACGACACCTGGGACGGCAGCTGCACCTGCGTGGGCTCCGGCAGCCTGCCCTGCGAGGCCGACTTCATCGTCACCCAGGCCTACGACAGCCTGCAAGGTCCCATCCCGGGCACCATCTGGGTCTTCTTCCTGAACAACGGCGGCATGGGCTTCACCTACTCCTGGGACTTCGGTGACGGCACCACCAGCAACGTGCCCTTCCCCACCCATACCTACACCGGCAACGGGCCTTACCTGCTCTGCCTCACCGTGTCGGGCTTCGGCTGCACGGACACCTTCTGCGACAGCGTGGGCGTGGACGCCAACGGCATCATCCTGCCCATGGGCGCCCAGAGCCAGGGCTTCACCATCAACGTGATGGGTGCCACTACCGCCATCGATGAGGTGGAGGCCATCAACGAGCTCGTCGTCGCCCCCAACCCGGTGAACGATGTGCTGACGGTCTCCCTGAACAGCATCCGCTCCGGTGCGCTCATCTTGGAGGTGCTGGATGTCACCGGCAAGCTGATCCACCAGCAGCGCGCCAACCTCGCCGCCGGGGCCAACACCCTGCGCCTGGACCTCGCTCATCTGGAGGCCGGACCTTACCTGCTGCGCCTCAACACCGAGGGCACCATCCGCACCGAACGTTTCGTGCGCGGCCACTGA
- a CDS encoding PKD domain-containing protein: MGMNRPVMRLAHRPSCLLNKAMVILLAFLLTTPLAVAQNPVVVQVTGQVVPCTPQITTVSIGSITGATPPVNQIVPTDTSCSFSAFFTMDSLVGQFLVYVNCGGGTGDSDTVSYAGNFLDTVTVSVVLTCPGVVDCENVLNGPALPGTPCDDNNPITVNDTWNANCDCVGSVPGACDAGFWPIQAYFIDSLTGDPVPLFNEVWLIDQSTSSVGAVAYAWDFGDGTTSTDAQPTHVYGGPGPYVICLAITDTTGCADQYCDSVTVDADGLLNGLVGGDGARNGFTIRVVDPLTVAIPGPVEPTEVRLWPVPGTDRQQLSFICPTSGPAQLDLIAMDGRMLLTTAITLTRGHGTLDVPLTALPSGPFLIRLTTAEWALHRHSMKQ; the protein is encoded by the coding sequence ATGGGGATGAACAGACCTGTCATGCGACTAGCCCACCGACCGTCCTGCCTGCTGAACAAGGCCATGGTCATCCTTCTGGCCTTTCTGTTGACTACGCCCCTGGCCGTGGCGCAGAACCCGGTGGTCGTGCAGGTGACCGGTCAGGTGGTGCCGTGCACCCCGCAGATCACCACGGTATCAATCGGTTCGATCACCGGAGCGACACCTCCGGTGAACCAGATCGTACCGACGGATACCTCCTGCTCGTTCAGCGCATTCTTCACCATGGACAGCCTGGTGGGCCAATTCCTCGTGTACGTGAACTGCGGTGGCGGGACCGGTGATTCGGATACGGTATCGTACGCCGGGAACTTCCTCGATACGGTCACCGTGAGCGTGGTGCTCACCTGCCCGGGCGTGGTGGACTGTGAGAATGTACTGAACGGTCCTGCCCTTCCCGGCACACCGTGCGACGACAACAACCCCATTACCGTGAACGATACCTGGAACGCGAACTGCGACTGCGTGGGCTCCGTCCCGGGTGCCTGCGATGCGGGCTTCTGGCCCATCCAGGCCTATTTCATCGATTCGCTCACCGGAGACCCCGTGCCGCTGTTCAACGAGGTGTGGTTGATCGATCAGAGCACCAGTTCGGTCGGGGCGGTGGCCTATGCCTGGGACTTCGGTGACGGCACCACGAGCACGGACGCCCAGCCGACGCACGTGTACGGTGGCCCGGGGCCCTACGTCATCTGTCTGGCCATCACCGACACAACGGGCTGCGCCGATCAATACTGCGACAGCGTGACGGTGGACGCCGACGGCCTGTTGAACGGGTTGGTCGGCGGAGACGGCGCGCGGAACGGGTTCACGATCCGGGTGGTGGACCCGCTCACAGTGGCCATCCCCGGACCGGTGGAGCCGACGGAGGTACGGCTGTGGCCGGTGCCGGGCACCGATCGGCAGCAGCTGAGCTTCATCTGTCCCACATCCGGTCCTGCCCAGCTCGATCTGATCGCCATGGACGGACGGATGCTGCTGACGACGGCGATCACGCTCACCCGTGGACACGGCACGCTGGACGTCCCGCTGACCGCGCTTCCCTCGGGCCCTTTCCTGATCCGGCTCACCACCGCGGAGTGGGCCCTGCACCGCCACAGCATGAAGCAATGA
- a CDS encoding sigma-70 family RNA polymerase sigma factor has protein sequence MGICTRYERNRQDAVARMNQGFLKILTHLADRRPEVPFELWSRRIMINTVIDDHRRQKQRKAHETLEAPPERVDLAEVNSYLGHMEVQELERMLERVPAMSRQVFNLFAIDGFPHAEIAGMLGISEGTSKWHVSNARSILQQALARAVAVDRARTPSR, from the coding sequence ATGGGCATATGCACCCGCTACGAGCGCAACCGGCAGGACGCGGTGGCGCGGATGAACCAAGGCTTCCTGAAGATCCTCACCCACCTGGCCGACCGGCGTCCGGAGGTCCCCTTCGAGCTCTGGTCGCGCCGCATCATGATCAACACCGTGATCGACGACCACCGCCGCCAGAAACAACGCAAGGCCCACGAGACGCTCGAGGCGCCGCCCGAGCGCGTGGACCTCGCCGAAGTGAACAGCTACCTGGGCCACATGGAGGTGCAGGAGCTCGAGCGCATGCTGGAGCGCGTGCCCGCCATGTCGCGGCAGGTGTTCAACCTGTTCGCGATCGACGGCTTCCCGCATGCGGAGATCGCCGGCATGCTCGGGATCAGTGAAGGCACCAGCAAGTGGCATGTATCCAACGCACGGAGCATCCTGCAACAGGCCCTGGCCCGGGCGGTGGCGGTGGACCGTGCACGAACCCCTTCCCGATGA
- a CDS encoding phenylalanine--tRNA ligase subunit beta: MRISWDWLRDLIDTDLDVNAAADLLTSTGLEVERVEQVEAVPGMLAGVVVGHVLERAKHPDADRLSVTRVDVGQGEALQIVCGAPNVAAGQKVLVALVGSTLHLRDGSTITIKKSKIRGVESHGMICAEDELGLGEGHDGILVLAADAAPGTPAAQQLGLRRDSVLEIGLTPNRADAMSHLGVARDLAAAVVHRTGARAVLRMPDTSAFKADGGGEGAVTVEVRDAHACPRYAGVTLTGVRVGPSPEWLAERLKAIGLRPINNVVDITNYVQHELGQPLHAFDADRIRDRHVIVGPLAADMRFTTLDGAERTLDAEDLMIADRDGGLCIAGVFGGLRSGVTEATTTVFLESACFDAVSVRRTARRHGLRTDASFRFERGVDPAMTVLALQRAALLLVEHCGARLAGPLVDLYPHPKPWRQVRLHPAVVRSLAGISMGVEELADVLALLDCRILERSERSLLVEVPPYRVDVHREADLVEEVLRIHGFDRVPIPERLAIPPAALHGHRAEEPAQAAVDHLAARGFREVMTPSLVNGAMLERLGAVGPDTLIRLLNPLSAELDVLRPSLLFGLLGAAAHNLARQQRDLRLFEQGRIYLRSGERRSEHARIGLLITGRNVRERWRQRPRPVELADLQAELELLVERAHGGDRLQVRPIEHPLLHDAFALVGPAGQLAFGGAVRPAVAKAHDVDQPVFHAELSDALWTLPGSPVQFAEVPRFPAVRRDLSLVLDRKTTFEDLRRTAHQAERKLLRGVDLFDVYEGDKLPSGSKSYALRFTLLDHERTLTDDQVDKAMKRIREALERETGAKVRG; encoded by the coding sequence ATGCGCATCTCCTGGGACTGGCTCCGTGACCTGATCGACACCGATCTGGACGTGAACGCCGCCGCCGACCTGCTCACCAGCACCGGCCTGGAGGTGGAGCGCGTGGAACAGGTGGAGGCGGTCCCGGGCATGCTGGCGGGTGTGGTGGTGGGCCACGTGCTCGAACGCGCCAAGCACCCCGATGCCGACCGCCTCAGCGTTACGCGCGTCGACGTGGGTCAGGGGGAGGCCCTGCAGATCGTCTGTGGGGCACCGAACGTGGCCGCCGGTCAAAAGGTGCTTGTGGCCTTGGTGGGCAGCACGCTGCACCTGCGCGACGGCAGCACCATCACCATCAAGAAGAGCAAGATCCGCGGGGTGGAGAGCCACGGCATGATCTGCGCGGAGGATGAGCTCGGGCTGGGCGAGGGCCACGACGGCATCCTGGTGCTGGCGGCGGACGCGGCGCCCGGAACCCCGGCCGCGCAGCAGCTCGGTCTTCGCCGTGACTCCGTTCTCGAGATCGGGCTCACGCCCAACCGAGCGGACGCGATGAGCCATCTGGGCGTGGCGCGCGACCTGGCCGCCGCCGTGGTGCACCGCACCGGCGCCCGTGCCGTGCTGCGCATGCCCGACACCTCCGCCTTCAAGGCGGACGGTGGTGGAGAAGGGGCCGTCACCGTGGAGGTGCGCGATGCGCACGCCTGCCCGCGGTATGCCGGCGTCACGCTCACGGGCGTCCGCGTGGGTCCTTCGCCCGAATGGCTGGCTGAGCGGCTCAAGGCCATCGGCCTTCGGCCGATCAACAACGTGGTGGACATCACCAACTACGTGCAGCACGAGCTGGGCCAGCCGCTGCATGCGTTCGACGCCGATCGCATCCGCGACCGGCACGTGATCGTGGGCCCGCTCGCCGCCGACATGCGGTTCACCACGCTGGATGGCGCGGAGCGCACGCTGGACGCCGAGGACCTCATGATCGCCGACCGGGATGGCGGCCTGTGCATCGCCGGGGTGTTCGGCGGGCTGCGGAGCGGGGTCACGGAGGCCACCACCACCGTTTTCCTGGAGAGCGCCTGCTTCGATGCGGTGAGCGTGCGGCGCACGGCGCGACGCCACGGCCTGCGCACGGATGCGTCGTTCCGGTTCGAGCGCGGTGTGGACCCCGCGATGACGGTGCTGGCCCTGCAGCGCGCGGCCTTGTTGCTGGTGGAGCACTGCGGCGCTCGCCTGGCGGGCCCGCTCGTGGACCTGTACCCGCATCCGAAGCCCTGGCGGCAGGTGCGGCTGCATCCGGCCGTAGTGCGCTCACTCGCTGGGATCTCCATGGGCGTGGAGGAGCTTGCGGACGTGCTGGCGCTTCTGGATTGCCGCATCCTCGAGCGGTCGGAGCGGAGCCTGCTCGTGGAAGTGCCGCCCTACCGCGTCGACGTGCACCGCGAAGCCGACCTGGTGGAAGAGGTGCTGCGCATCCACGGCTTCGACCGCGTGCCTATCCCCGAGCGGTTGGCCATACCACCCGCCGCGCTGCATGGCCATCGCGCCGAGGAACCCGCACAGGCCGCGGTCGATCACCTGGCCGCCCGCGGTTTCCGCGAGGTGATGACCCCATCCCTGGTCAATGGCGCGATGCTGGAGCGGCTCGGCGCGGTCGGCCCCGATACGCTCATCCGCCTCCTCAACCCGCTGAGCGCCGAGCTCGATGTGTTGCGTCCATCGCTGCTGTTCGGCCTGCTCGGCGCTGCCGCGCACAACCTCGCCCGCCAACAGCGCGACCTGCGGCTCTTCGAACAAGGACGCATCTACCTGCGCTCCGGTGAGCGCCGATCGGAGCACGCCCGCATCGGCCTGCTGATCACCGGAAGGAACGTGCGCGAACGCTGGCGGCAGCGTCCACGGCCTGTTGAGCTGGCGGACCTGCAGGCCGAGCTGGAGCTGCTGGTGGAGCGGGCCCATGGCGGCGATCGCCTACAGGTGAGGCCGATCGAGCATCCGCTGTTGCATGACGCCTTCGCCTTGGTGGGCCCTGCGGGACAGCTGGCGTTCGGCGGCGCGGTGCGTCCTGCGGTGGCCAAGGCCCATGACGTGGACCAGCCGGTGTTCCATGCCGAACTGAGCGATGCCCTGTGGACCCTGCCCGGCTCTCCCGTCCAGTTCGCCGAGGTGCCACGCTTCCCCGCCGTGCGCCGCGACCTGAGCCTGGTGCTCGATCGGAAGACCACGTTCGAGGACCTGCGCCGCACGGCTCATCAGGCCGAACGCAAGCTGTTACGCGGGGTGGACCTCTTCGATGTGTACGAAGGGGACAAGCTGCCGTCGGGGAGCAAGAGCTACGCCCTCCGCTTCACGCTGCTCGATCACGAGCGCACGCTCACCGACGATCAGGTGGACAAGGCGATGAAGCGCATCCGCGAAGCCTTGGAGCGGGAGACCGGCGCCAAGGTGCGTGGCTGA
- a CDS encoding sterol desaturase family protein produces the protein MEYIILSIPLFFLLMGIELAWSAWSGRQVYRLNDFIANLGCGIGSQVVGAFTKAVIFAGYLWTYDHLRVFTLPATALTWIVAFLLVDLLYYWFHRLSHEVNFLWAAHIVHHQSEEYNLSVALRQSWWQGLFSWWFYVPMAVLGIHPLLIVTVGAFNTLYQFWIHTKAIGRMGPLEAVFNTPSHHRVHHGSDPKYIDRNHAGTLIVWDRLFGTFQREEEEPVYGITTPLASWDPVKANFHYWGDLFGLAGRCTRWSDKLRVFLKPPGWRPAELGGFQGPHAKDRKTYRVFDTSVDRRTRVYTGAQFALLLLVTSLFLFRQQHLAPWMQGGVALLIIWWVMNMGLMMEGGRPVLLSEAARIAAFTVLGVATAKAAAIPWAPGAVLVLALLSAVHLAFIALRKHRS, from the coding sequence ATGGAGTACATCATCCTGTCCATCCCGCTCTTCTTCCTGCTCATGGGCATCGAACTGGCCTGGAGCGCGTGGAGCGGACGGCAGGTGTACCGGCTGAACGACTTCATCGCCAACCTGGGCTGCGGCATCGGATCGCAAGTGGTGGGCGCCTTCACCAAGGCGGTCATCTTCGCGGGGTACCTGTGGACCTATGACCACCTGCGGGTGTTCACGTTGCCCGCCACCGCGCTCACCTGGATCGTCGCGTTCCTGCTGGTGGACCTGCTCTACTACTGGTTCCACCGGCTGAGCCACGAGGTGAACTTCCTGTGGGCCGCGCACATCGTGCACCACCAGAGCGAGGAGTACAACCTGAGCGTGGCCCTGCGGCAAAGCTGGTGGCAGGGCCTGTTCAGCTGGTGGTTCTACGTGCCCATGGCCGTGCTCGGCATCCACCCACTGCTCATCGTCACCGTAGGCGCCTTCAACACGCTGTACCAGTTCTGGATCCACACCAAGGCCATCGGGCGGATGGGTCCGTTGGAGGCGGTGTTCAACACACCCAGCCACCACCGTGTGCACCATGGCAGCGACCCCAAGTACATCGACCGGAACCACGCCGGGACGCTCATCGTGTGGGACCGGTTGTTCGGCACCTTCCAGCGGGAGGAGGAGGAGCCCGTGTACGGCATCACCACCCCGCTCGCCAGCTGGGACCCGGTGAAGGCCAACTTCCACTACTGGGGCGATCTGTTCGGGCTGGCCGGGCGCTGCACGCGGTGGAGCGACAAGCTGCGGGTGTTCCTGAAGCCGCCGGGGTGGCGCCCCGCAGAGCTGGGCGGCTTCCAAGGGCCGCATGCCAAGGACCGCAAGACCTACCGTGTGTTCGACACCTCGGTGGACCGCCGCACGCGCGTGTACACCGGTGCGCAGTTCGCCCTGCTCCTCCTCGTCACCTCGCTGTTCCTGTTCAGGCAACAGCACCTGGCCCCTTGGATGCAAGGCGGTGTGGCCCTGCTGATCATCTGGTGGGTGATGAACATGGGGCTGATGATGGAAGGCGGTCGGCCCGTACTGCTCTCCGAGGCTGCGCGCATCGCGGCGTTCACGGTGCTCGGGGTGGCCACGGCGAAAGCGGCCGCCATCCCGTGGGCCCCGGGGGCGGTGCTCGTCCTGGCCCTGCTCAGTGCGGTCCACCTGGCCTTCATCGCCCTTCGGAAGCACCGATCATGA
- a CDS encoding GNAT family N-acetyltransferase, whose amino-acid sequence MIRLPIPSLDGLTTDRLTFRRLVPEDVSWWMDYIASAEAIRFMPFTVGSRSDAEAMIHRSLDRYAADGSGLHAVLLREGGTPVGQVGLLTQEVDGVAELEVGYHLRPGHWGGGYATEAAVACRRFAGTHRLAPTLISLIDPDNHRSQAVARRNGMAPEKRTMHRGVEALVFRTAPGGR is encoded by the coding sequence ATGATCCGCCTTCCCATCCCTTCCCTCGACGGACTGACCACGGACCGCCTGACGTTCCGCCGGCTGGTGCCGGAGGACGTGAGCTGGTGGATGGACTACATCGCCAGCGCGGAGGCCATCCGCTTCATGCCCTTCACCGTGGGCAGCCGGTCCGACGCCGAAGCGATGATCCACCGCTCGCTGGACCGCTATGCGGCCGATGGGAGCGGCCTGCATGCGGTGCTGCTGCGCGAGGGCGGCACCCCCGTGGGGCAGGTGGGTCTGTTGACGCAGGAGGTGGACGGGGTGGCCGAGCTCGAGGTGGGCTATCACCTGCGGCCCGGGCACTGGGGGGGCGGATACGCCACCGAGGCCGCGGTGGCCTGCCGGCGCTTCGCCGGAACGCACCGCCTCGCCCCCACGCTCATCTCCCTGATCGACCCGGACAACCACCGCAGTCAGGCGGTCGCGCGGCGCAACGGCATGGCCCCGGAGAAGCGCACGATGCACCGCGGCGTGGAGGCCCTCGTGTTCCGGACGGCCCCCGGCGGGAGGTGA
- a CDS encoding lysoplasmalogenase: protein MDPRKSLLINGGLYFAALMCTLFAQARGLHVLEFICKPMLLLVLSSWFFFNSRRVGDRFTLLVQAGLFFSLVGDVALMFQHLDEFNFLIGLAAFLVAQICYAVAFLQNVVEVDGAEGMWISLLIMVLLLSYGFFFAYDLMPYLDEALVLPVVAYAIAISLMGVAAGFRFRRTFPRSFWMVFIGALLFIASDSLLARNRFARPVPMGEVLIMVTYAGAQFLIAAGCLVHVLAPEERRRRQALRT from the coding sequence ATGGACCCGCGCAAGTCGCTGCTGATCAATGGAGGGCTGTACTTCGCGGCCTTGATGTGCACCCTGTTCGCCCAGGCGCGTGGCCTGCACGTGCTGGAGTTCATCTGCAAGCCGATGCTGCTGCTGGTGCTGTCCAGCTGGTTCTTCTTCAACAGCCGCCGCGTGGGCGATCGCTTCACGCTGCTCGTGCAGGCCGGGCTCTTCTTCTCGCTGGTGGGCGATGTGGCGCTGATGTTCCAGCACCTGGACGAGTTCAACTTCCTGATCGGGCTGGCGGCCTTCCTGGTGGCGCAGATCTGCTATGCGGTCGCCTTCCTGCAGAACGTGGTGGAGGTGGACGGTGCGGAAGGGATGTGGATCTCCCTGCTGATCATGGTCCTGCTGCTGAGCTACGGCTTCTTCTTCGCGTACGACCTGATGCCCTACCTGGACGAGGCCTTGGTGCTTCCGGTGGTGGCGTACGCGATCGCGATCTCCCTCATGGGCGTGGCCGCCGGCTTCCGGTTCCGCCGCACCTTTCCGCGCAGCTTCTGGATGGTCTTCATCGGCGCCCTGCTGTTCATCGCCTCGGACAGCCTGCTGGCCCGGAACCGGTTCGCCCGGCCGGTGCCCATGGGCGAGGTGCTGATCATGGTGACGTATGCCGGGGCGCAGTTCCTCATCGCGGCCGGATGCCTGGTGCACGTGCTCGCACCTGAGGAACGCCGCCGCCGCCAGGCCCTGCGCACCTGA